GACCCCTGAGCCGTTGATTGAGCCACCCAAGACGGTATTTTTCGTTTGCTTGATGACTTGGGTTGCTTCCCCAGTCAGCATGGCTTCATCGACCGTTGTTTGCCCGCTAACGACCAAACCATCGGCCGGAATACTTTCAGTCGCCTTAACGAGGACGTGGTCACCAACGTGCAACTGACTGACCGGCATGTCCATCGTGCTACCATCGCTGTGTACCATATGGGCTTGCTTTGGAATTAATTGTGCCAAACTTGAGACGGCTGAACCGGCCCGTGTGACAGCATTCATTTCCACTAGGTGCCCCAGCAACATAATATCAACCAAGGTTGCTAGTTCCCAGAAAAAGTCCATCACCATGGCGTGAGGTGCCATCGCATTCATCACAGTCGCGTAAACGCTATAACAGTACGCGACGGTGATTCCTAAAGTAATCAACATCATCATAGCTGGCTTGCGCGCTTGTAACTCACCTTTTGCCCCTGAAAAGAACGGCGTCCCGCCATAAAAGAAAATCACGGAACCAAGCGCTAAGACAATCCACTGCTGTGCCGGAATATCATGCAAGGTAAATGGCATGTTTAAACCCATCATAGGTGAAAGTAACAGCAAGGGAATCGTTAAAATTACCGAAACAATCAGCTTACGTTTCATGTTCCCCATATGCATCATATGGCCACCATGATTCATCATATCGTGGTCCATATCCATCCCGGCCATGTCCATGTCACCCATATTCATATGCTCGTGATTCATGCCCCCCATGTCGGCCATATCATGGTGCATATTTGGCATATCACCCATCTCGTCGTGGTGCATCGAATCCATGTCGTGATGCATGTGACTATGATCCTCATTTTCAGTACTTTGCGGATGTGCGGCCAAATCCGCAATCATTTTTTTCATTTCTTCATCTGTTGGTTTATGCTTTTTCATTTGCTTGCTCCTTGTTAGAATTATTGGTCGCTACATGACCAGTTGTTTTATTATGTTGGTGCTTTTCATTACATCCAGCTGGTAAACAATCACAGATAACTTCCTGTGGCGCCGTTACCAATTTGGCATTCAGTTTTGTGATTAGTTGGCTAATATCGTCTTGTGACAGTTCCACATCGTCGAGGGCCTCATTCAAACTAGTTCCCACCTTCATCGCACACATATCATGCATCAAGGCAGTCAACTGGCTAGTCATCGTGTCCGCCTCCTGAATCACTGGCCGATATTGACGATTACGCACCTCACCATCATCCACAATTAATGCTTTATTATGTAAGCGCGTAATAATTGTCTTCGTTGTCGAACTACTCCAATGCTTTTTTTCAGCCATGATTTGGACCAATTCGTTACTATTGGCCGCTCCGAGCGTCCATAAGACCCGCATCACCGCCCATTCGCTTTCAGCAATATTCTTCGTCATCAGCGCACCCCTTTCTAATCTACAAGTGTAATCTATACTTTTAGTTTACATTTATAGATTAAGAAAGTAAAGTATTAAACTTGGAAATTAACCACGAATATTCCGCATTTTATTTGGTATTAATGAAAATTCAATAATGCCAAATAAATTCAAAAAATGCCAAATGCAGTTTTACAAACGCCCTAGTGATTTTGCGGGTTTGCGATTAAGTACCCATTCTGCATATTAACGGAGTGTCTGGAAATTACTTGGCGGGCGCATCCTTTACACCACGACTGGGGATTCTCGCTGAAGATAAGATGAGGAGTCTTGGGGATTTATCCCCTAGACTCCCAGCTTATCTGAACCAACCAAGACAGACATCCAGCCTACAAGGC
This is a stretch of genomic DNA from Periweissella cryptocerci. It encodes these proteins:
- a CDS encoding BlaI/MecI/CopY family transcriptional regulator, which produces MTKNIAESEWAVMRVLWTLGAANSNELVQIMAEKKHWSSSTTKTIITRLHNKALIVDDGEVRNRQYRPVIQEADTMTSQLTALMHDMCAMKVGTSLNEALDDVELSQDDISQLITKLNAKLVTAPQEVICDCLPAGCNEKHQHNKTTGHVATNNSNKEQANEKA